ATATCTTGGAAGCGTCCCGCACCACGCCGCCCTTGGCTATCTCGGCGTAGGCCATCTCTTTGGACTTGCCTTCCTTGGAAAGCACCTTCGTCAGAGCCGCCGTCAGTGTCGTTTTGCCGTGGTCCACATGCCCGATGGTCCCCACGTTCACATGCGGTTTGTTCCGCTCAAACTTCGCTTTTGCCATATGCAATTCTCCTGGATTAGGCCGCCGCGGCCTCTGCCGTCCGCTTTTCCACCACGGCTTTGGCTATGTTGCCCGGCACTTCTTCGTAGCAGTTGGGCTCTAGGTTAAACGAAGCCCTGCCCTGCGAGATGGAGCGAACCGACGTCGCATACCCGAACATCTCCGACATCGGGACCGTGCCGCGGATAAAGCGCGCGTTGCCCCTGCTGCCCATCTCGGATATTTTCGCCCTGCGGGAATTGAGGTCGCCTATCACGTCGCCCATGTTCTCTTCGGGGGTGAGGACCTCGAATTTCATTATCGGCTCCAGCAGCGCGGGAGAGGCTTTTTTGCAGCCCGCGCGCAGCGCCATCGCGCCCGCTATTTTGAATGCGATTTCCGACGAGTCAACCTCGTGGAACGAGCCGTCAAAGAGCGTGGCTTTCACATCCACCAGCTGGAAACCCGCCAGCGCGCCGCCGTCCATGGCCTCGCGGCAGCCTTTTTCCACGGCGGGGATGTATTCCTTGGGAATTTTGCCCTGCTTGATGGCGTCCACGAACTCAAAGCCCTTGCCTGACTCGTTGGGCTCCAGCTTCATCCAGACATGTCCGTACTGGCCGCGCCCGCCGCTCTGGCGGATGAACTTGGCTTCCTCTTCCACCGCCTTGCGGATGGTTTCGCGGTAGGCCACCTGCGGCTTGCCCACGTTAGCCTGCACGTTGAATTCGCGCCGCATTCTGTCCACGATGATGTCCAGATGCAACTCGCCCATGCCGGAGATGATGGTCTGCGCCGTCTCCTCGTCCGTGCGGACGCGGAAGGTCTGGTCCTCTTCGGCCAGGCGGGCCAGCGCGTTGGACATGCGCTCCTCGTCCTCCTTGGACTTGGGCTCTATGGCGATGGAGATGACCGGCTCAGGGAATGTTATGGATTCCAGTATGACCGGACGATCCTGGTCGCATATGGTTACGCCGACCGCCGCGTTTTTAAGCGCGACCGTGGCCGCTATGTCGCCCGCGCTGAGGGATTTTATTTCCTCGCGCTTGTTGGCGTGCATGCGCAGTATGCGCCCCACACGCTCCGTCGCGCGTTTTTTGGGAAAGTAAATGCTGTCGCCCGCGTTGAGCGTGCCGGAATAGACGCGGAAGAAGCTCAGTTTTCCCACATACGGGTCCGTCTGAATCTTGAATATCAGCGCGGAGAAAGGCTCCTTGTCGCTGTGATGGCGCTCCGCCGGCTCGCCCGTATCCGGCGAGACGCCTTTCACCGGAGCTATTTCCGCGGGCGAGGGCAGGTAATGGCACACCGCATCCAGCAGCGGCTGCACGCCCTTGTTCTTATAGGAGGAGCCGCACACCACCGGGAAGAACTTCGCGCTCAGCACGCCTTTGCGTATGGCGGCGCGGATTTCCTGCACGGAGAAATCGTGCTTTCCCTCAAGGTATCGGCCCATGATATTCTCGTCGTAATCGGCGATGCGCTCTATCATGTACTCGCGCGTTTTGGCGGCCCTGCCGGCCAGTTCGGCGGGAATATCGGTTTTGGAGAAGGCGGCGCCCAGCTCGGAGCCGCTCCACACATACGCCTTCATCTCCACGATGTCCACCACGCCGGTGAAGCCCTCCTCCGCGCCGATGGGAATTTGTATCGGCACGGCGGAGGCGCCCAGCTTTTCATGGATGCTGTCCACGCAGTGGTCAAAATTAGCGCCGGTGCGGTCCATCTTGTTGACATAGGCGATGCGGGGGACATTGTACTTGTCCGCCTGGCGCCACACCGTTTCGGATTGCGGCTCCACGCCCTGCACTCCGTCAAAAACCACCACGGCGCCGTCCAGCACGCGCAGGCTGCGCTCCACCTCCGCGGTGAAGTCCACGTGTCCGGGGGTGTCTATGATGTTTATCTGGCAGTCTAGCCAGGTGGCGTAAGTGGCGGCGGCGGTGATGGTGATGCCGCGCTCACGCTCCTGGGGCATCCAGTCCGTGGTGGCGGTGCCGTCGTGAACCTCGCCGACCTTGTAGATGCGGCCGGTATAATACAGAATGCGCTCGGTAGTTGTTGTCTTACCGGCGTCTATATGGGCGATTATGCCGATGTTGCGGACTTTGTCAAGCGGGAACTCTCTGGCCATAGCAATCCGTTAGCGAATGGAGCTTTGATAAGCTCTTACCACTTGTAATGGGCAAACGCTCTGTTCGCCTCCGCCATTTTATGGGTATCTTCGCGCTTTTTGAAGGCGGTGCCCTCTTTGCGCGACGCGAGAATAAGCTCTTCAGCCAGTTTCTCGGACATGGGCCGGCCCTTGCGGCTCTGGGCGGCGGCCATTATCCAGCGCATGGCAAGCGTGCCTGAGCGCAGCGGGCGCACCTCGCAGGGAACCTGGTAGGTGGCTCCGCCCACGCGCCGCGCCTTGACTTCCAGCAGCGGGCGCACGTTTTCTATCGCGCGGGTCAGGACGGCAAGCGGCTCTTCCTTGCTTTTTTCGCGGATGATGTCCATCGCGCCGTAGACGACGCGCTCGGCGGCGTTTTTCTTGCCGGTATGGTCCATCTTGTTAACCAGCCGGGTAACCAGCGCGGAACTGTATTTGCAGTCCGGCGATGCCTGGGCGCGACGTTCTCTGGGTCTTAGACCTTTTCTGGGCATAAATTATCCTCCTACTTGGCCGGCGCCGCCGGAGCCGCGCCTGCCTTTGGCCGTTTTACGCCGTAGAGGGAGCGGCCCTGCCGCCTGTTCTCCACGCCGGCGGCGTCCAGCGCGCCGCGTATGATATGGTAGCGGACGCCCGGCAGATCCTTCACGCGGCCTCCGCGCACCAGCACTATGGAGTGCTCCTGGAGGTTATGGCCCACTCCGGGGATATAGGCCGTAACCTCGGCTTTAGAGGTGAGCTTCACGCGGGCCACCTTGCGCAAAGCCGAGTTGGGCTTTTTTGGCGTGGTGGTGTAGACTCTGGTGCATACTCCCCTGCGCTGCGGGCAGGAGGCGAGAGCGGGCGCTTTGGTCCTGCTCTTCTGCACCTTTCTGCCGCGGCGGATAAGCTGGTTTGTTGTGGGCATGAATCACTGTCCTCCTGAAATTTCCTCGCCGGTGAGCTTGCGGGCCGCTATGCCCGTGCCCGCCGGTATGATATGGCCTACTATGACGTTTTCCTTGAGGCCGCGCAGATAGTCCACCTGGCCGGTGATGGCCGCGTCGGTGAGGACCTTGGTGGTCTCCTGGAAGCTGGCCGCCGATATGAAAGACTCGGACGCCAGCGAGGCTTTGCTGATGCCCAGAAGCACCGGCTCGCCCTGCGCTTCGCGCTTGCCGGCGGCTTTCATCTTTTTGTTGTCGCCGATGAATACGCCTTTGTTGACTATCTCGCCCTTGAGCATGGCGGTGTCGCCGCTGTCTATGACGCGGACATTTCCCAGCATCTGGCGCACGATTACTTCTATATGCCTGTCGTTAATCGGCACGCCCTGCAGGCGGTAGACTTCCTGTATGGCGTTGAGCAGGAATTCCTGCACGTCCTTTATGCCTTTGACGCGCAGAATGTCGTGCGGGTTGATGGCGCCGTCGGTCAGCGCCTCGCCCACGCCCACATGGTCGCCCTCATAGACCACGAGATGCTTGCCGGTCGGGATGCTGTACTGCTTGACCTGGCCCGTCTCCTCGTTCCTGACCGAAACCACGATGAGGCCCTTGGGCGAAGTCTCCAGGCTGACCGTCCCCTCAATCTCCGAAATGATTGCGGGGTTGCGCGGCTTTCTGCCTTCAAACAGTTCGGCCACGCGCGGCAAGCCGCCGGTGATGTCCTTGGTGCCGCCGGTTTCCTGCGGAATTTTGGCGATGACATCGCCCGCCTCCACCTTGTCTCCGGATTCGGCCAGCAGGATGGTATCCACGGGCAGGGGGTACTGGATTTTCCGGTCCTTGGATTCCACGGAAACGCGCGGGTTTTTCTTGCTTTCCCGGCTGCCGACGATGCGCCGCTCTATGACGCCGGTTACGCGGTTGCGCTCCTCGTGGAGCGTGATGCCTTCCGCCACGTCGTGAAGGGTGACGGCGCCGTCCATTTCCGAGATAATCGGCAGCGAATGCGGGTCCCATTCCGCCATAAGCTCGCCCTGGCTGACACGCCCGCCGTTTTCCTTGTGCAGCTTGCCGCCGTAGTGAATCTTGTAGGTTTTGAACACGTTGCCGGAGCCTTCCACTATAATCTGCCCGTTGCGCGAGATGCACACCGTGTCGCCGAAGCGGTTTTTAACGGTGCGGATGTCCTTCCACACGGCCTTGCCCGCTATTTCCGACACCGCCTGCGACCGGCTGATGACGCGCGCCGCCGTTCCGCCGATATGG
This Elusimicrobiales bacterium DNA region includes the following protein-coding sequences:
- a CDS encoding GTP-binding protein, giving the protein MAKAKFERNKPHVNVGTIGHVDHGKTTLTAALTKVLSKEGKSKEMAYAEIAKGGVVRDASKI
- the fusA gene encoding elongation factor G — encoded protein: MAREFPLDKVRNIGIIAHIDAGKTTTTERILYYTGRIYKVGEVHDGTATTDWMPQERERGITITAAATYATWLDCQINIIDTPGHVDFTAEVERSLRVLDGAVVVFDGVQGVEPQSETVWRQADKYNVPRIAYVNKMDRTGANFDHCVDSIHEKLGASAVPIQIPIGAEEGFTGVVDIVEMKAYVWSGSELGAAFSKTDIPAELAGRAAKTREYMIERIADYDENIMGRYLEGKHDFSVQEIRAAIRKGVLSAKFFPVVCGSSYKNKGVQPLLDAVCHYLPSPAEIAPVKGVSPDTGEPAERHHSDKEPFSALIFKIQTDPYVGKLSFFRVYSGTLNAGDSIYFPKKRATERVGRILRMHANKREEIKSLSAGDIAATVALKNAAVGVTICDQDRPVILESITFPEPVISIAIEPKSKEDEERMSNALARLAEEDQTFRVRTDEETAQTIISGMGELHLDIIVDRMRREFNVQANVGKPQVAYRETIRKAVEEEAKFIRQSGGRGQYGHVWMKLEPNESGKGFEFVDAIKQGKIPKEYIPAVEKGCREAMDGGALAGFQLVDVKATLFDGSFHEVDSSEIAFKIAGAMALRAGCKKASPALLEPIMKFEVLTPEENMGDVIGDLNSRRAKISEMGSRGNARFIRGTVPMSEMFGYATSVRSISQGRASFNLEPNCYEEVPGNIAKAVVEKRTAEAAAA
- the rpsG gene encoding 30S ribosomal protein S7; its protein translation is MPRKGLRPRERRAQASPDCKYSSALVTRLVNKMDHTGKKNAAERVVYGAMDIIREKSKEEPLAVLTRAIENVRPLLEVKARRVGGATYQVPCEVRPLRSGTLAMRWIMAAAQSRKGRPMSEKLAEELILASRKEGTAFKKREDTHKMAEANRAFAHYKW
- the rpsL gene encoding 30S ribosomal protein S12 gives rise to the protein MPTTNQLIRRGRKVQKSRTKAPALASCPQRRGVCTRVYTTTPKKPNSALRKVARVKLTSKAEVTAYIPGVGHNLQEHSIVLVRGGRVKDLPGVRYHIIRGALDAAGVENRRQGRSLYGVKRPKAGAAPAAPAK